A part of Halobaculum sp. MBLA0143 genomic DNA contains:
- a CDS encoding histone H1-like repetitive region-containing protein, producing MPQRVTSSQRRERLRPQPTHNRRAHRVARRAVARRVVARRAVARRVVARRAVARRAVARRVVARRAVARRVVARRVVARRAVARRVVARRAVARRVVASPTTAPTDRTTEPVRLSWTRHQASDSTGQQRVAATAFGD from the coding sequence GTGCCTCAGCGAGTGACTTCCAGCCAGAGGCGGGAGCGACTCCGACCCCAACCGACTCACAACCGCCGGGCACACCGAGTGGCGAGACGGGCGGTGGCGAGACGGGTGGTGGCGAGACGGGCGGTGGCGAGACGGGTGGTGGCGAGACGGGCGGTGGCGAGACGGGCGGTGGCGAGACGGGTGGTGGCGAGACGGGCGGTGGCGAGACGGGTGGTGGCGAGACGGGTGGTGGCGAGACGGGCGGTGGCGAGACGGGTGGTGGCGAGACGGGCGGTGGCGAGACGGGTGGTGGCAAGTCCAACGACGGCACCGACGGATCGAACGACCGAGCCGGTACGTCTGTCGTGGACGAGGCACCAGGCCTCGGACTCGACGGGACAGCAGCGAGTAGCGGCGACGGCTTTCGGGGACTGA
- a CDS encoding sulfatase-like hydrolase/transferase, with translation MASQNVVLVCIDTVRRDTFEAVADRLGTRADTRFTNAWAASTWSVPSHASMFTGDLPSEHGNFSRSIRFDELPDYGTFLNRMEMESTWGVSANGYANSSFGFDDLFDEFVDVYDGVRYPSAIDLRKFVRQSDREGVSLYLSFLRAAVTSSSPVGSLTNGVGALTSQILENSRLPVPTPFDGGAKAVLSSVEELEFREPFFGFVNVMDAHSPLTDALHFDSDLYSVPRGWTSANVDFVDEGPQAVPAAVDNYRSLYQAAVDYVDRIVDRVIDVLDEQTDRETTVVLTADHGDNLGYASEWHQWGHVYCNRFTDSLLNVPMAIVNAPEGYDDIEQELFSHLDLGRLLVALSRGETPHLWRELSPFETMGVGTIQSSDLNESDIESKLAEWDVQMRGVVTEEGELIQWQQGGEAVTGDGSDYRTGLPESHDRSVLESAFEDDFPSVSGDGRDDIDQATQERLERLGYRE, from the coding sequence ATGGCCAGTCAGAACGTCGTGTTGGTCTGCATCGACACGGTGAGGCGAGACACTTTCGAAGCCGTCGCCGACCGACTCGGGACGCGTGCAGACACCAGGTTCACCAACGCGTGGGCAGCGAGTACCTGGAGCGTCCCGAGTCACGCGAGTATGTTCACTGGGGACTTGCCGAGCGAACACGGGAACTTCTCCCGGTCGATCAGGTTCGACGAACTCCCCGACTACGGAACGTTCCTCAACCGCATGGAGATGGAGAGCACCTGGGGCGTGAGTGCGAACGGCTACGCAAACTCGTCGTTCGGCTTCGACGATCTGTTCGACGAGTTCGTCGACGTGTACGACGGCGTACGGTACCCGAGCGCCATCGACCTCCGGAAGTTCGTCAGACAGTCTGACCGAGAGGGTGTGTCGCTGTACCTCTCGTTCCTTCGAGCAGCCGTGACCAGCAGCTCTCCCGTCGGGTCACTCACGAACGGAGTAGGTGCACTGACATCACAGATCCTCGAGAACTCTCGACTTCCGGTCCCGACCCCGTTCGACGGGGGTGCGAAAGCGGTCCTCTCGTCGGTTGAAGAGCTCGAGTTCCGAGAACCGTTCTTCGGCTTCGTCAACGTCATGGACGCACACTCCCCGCTCACCGACGCGCTACACTTCGATTCGGATCTTTACTCCGTCCCGAGAGGGTGGACTAGCGCGAACGTCGACTTCGTCGACGAGGGACCGCAAGCGGTCCCCGCCGCCGTCGACAACTACCGGTCGCTGTACCAGGCTGCCGTCGACTACGTCGACCGCATCGTGGACCGTGTGATCGACGTGTTGGACGAGCAGACGGATAGAGAGACGACGGTCGTCCTGACGGCCGACCACGGAGACAACCTCGGGTACGCCAGCGAGTGGCACCAGTGGGGGCACGTGTACTGCAATCGGTTCACCGACTCGCTGTTGAACGTCCCGATGGCTATCGTCAACGCCCCAGAGGGATACGACGACATCGAACAAGAGCTGTTCTCGCATCTGGACCTCGGGAGACTCCTCGTCGCCCTCTCTCGAGGGGAGACACCACACCTCTGGCGGGAACTGTCGCCGTTCGAGACGATGGGTGTCGGGACAATCCAGAGTAGCGATCTGAACGAGTCCGACATCGAGTCGAAGCTTGCCGAGTGGGACGTACAGATGCGAGGAGTCGTGACGGAGGAGGGGGAACTGATTCAGTGGCAGCAGGGCGGTGAAGCCGTCACCGGAGACGGTAGTGACTACCGAACGGGACTCCCCGAGTCCCACGATCGATCGGTGCTGGAGTCCGCATTCGAGGACGACTTCCCGTCCGTGTCGGGTGACGGTCGGGACGATATTGACCAAGCCACGCAAGAACGGTTGGAACGGCTCGGGTACCGAGAGTGA
- a CDS encoding undecaprenyl-diphosphate phosphatase codes for MDRALLVAVVVGVVQGVFEWLPISSEGNVALALSLLGRSPEEAVAFALFLHLGTALSAAVYYRERIAGLLGALPSWRPGGDGDDATLGFLAVATVASGVVGIGAYQTVIGLVSETGGGLFVVAVGVLLVGTGLFQRLSADRAAETRTTPSLADAVLVGAGQGLAILPGVSRSGTTTGLLLLRGYEESRSFELSFLLSIPAALGAGVLAYTDTGLAAAPTAAVVALGVAAVVGYATIDALLRVVERVAFWAVCVGLGGLAVVGGVVLVV; via the coding sequence ATGGACCGAGCGCTCCTCGTCGCGGTCGTCGTCGGCGTCGTCCAGGGGGTCTTCGAGTGGCTGCCGATCTCCAGCGAGGGGAACGTCGCGCTCGCGTTGTCGCTCCTCGGCCGGTCGCCCGAGGAGGCCGTCGCGTTCGCGTTGTTCCTCCACCTCGGGACCGCGTTGTCGGCGGCCGTCTACTACCGCGAGCGGATCGCCGGGCTGTTGGGAGCGCTGCCGTCGTGGCGCCCCGGCGGCGACGGCGACGACGCCACACTCGGCTTTCTCGCCGTCGCAACCGTCGCCTCCGGCGTCGTCGGGATCGGCGCCTACCAGACCGTGATCGGGCTGGTCTCCGAGACCGGCGGCGGGCTGTTCGTCGTCGCCGTCGGCGTGTTGCTCGTCGGGACCGGCCTGTTCCAACGGCTGTCGGCAGACCGCGCGGCCGAGACACGGACGACGCCCAGCCTCGCCGACGCCGTCCTGGTCGGTGCCGGCCAGGGGCTGGCGATCCTCCCGGGCGTGTCTCGCTCCGGGACGACGACCGGCCTCCTCCTGTTGCGCGGCTACGAGGAGTCACGCTCGTTCGAACTGTCGTTCCTGTTGTCGATCCCGGCCGCGCTCGGCGCGGGCGTGTTGGCGTACACGGACACCGGGCTCGCGGCGGCGCCGACGGCGGCCGTCGTCGCGTTGGGTGTCGCGGCCGTCGTCGGCTACGCGACCATCGACGCACTCCTGCGCGTGGTCGAGCGGGTGGCGTTCTGGGCGGTGTGTGTCGGGCTCGGTGGGTTGGCTGTGGTGGGGGGAGTGGTACTAGTCGTCTGA
- a CDS encoding DUF2206 domain-containing protein, with the protein MDEAPGLGLDGTAASSGDGFRGLIPGLGRAAADTATRLVYYSTIGTMLLGALAVARSALGSQPVDDRVPYTLAAVGVLGVSFVVTRVYTGYGPFRAYFQTLAFLAPAFVVGVGALVGGVERVRHQFGGIPVPSANTLVAVFLVVQLVAGTYGIFQLFGVPYGEVMNDEGERFETSVTQAEERAAAQWVCANGGDDPIWADYYGEHIVAACDSPDARDGLGIDGPSDRNIRGYVYLRCDNTRTGELSTKFQGKVPTTEIQSTLLNRSRVYSNGCSSIYIDYSTSEARGS; encoded by the coding sequence GTGGACGAGGCACCAGGCCTCGGACTCGACGGGACAGCAGCGAGTAGCGGCGACGGCTTTCGGGGACTGATCCCGGGACTCGGACGCGCAGCCGCGGACACGGCGACGCGACTCGTCTACTACTCGACTATCGGGACGATGCTTCTCGGTGCGCTCGCGGTCGCTCGCAGCGCGCTCGGGTCGCAGCCGGTCGACGACAGAGTGCCGTACACGCTGGCCGCTGTCGGCGTCTTGGGCGTCTCGTTCGTCGTGACGCGAGTGTACACCGGCTACGGTCCGTTCCGGGCGTACTTCCAGACACTGGCGTTCCTCGCACCCGCGTTCGTCGTGGGTGTCGGTGCTCTGGTCGGTGGTGTCGAACGAGTTCGGCACCAGTTCGGCGGTATCCCAGTACCGAGCGCTAACACTCTCGTCGCCGTCTTCCTCGTCGTCCAACTCGTCGCCGGGACGTACGGGATCTTCCAGCTGTTCGGTGTTCCGTACGGCGAAGTGATGAACGACGAGGGAGAGCGGTTCGAGACGAGTGTGACCCAAGCCGAGGAACGCGCCGCCGCACAGTGGGTGTGCGCGAACGGGGGCGACGATCCGATCTGGGCGGACTACTACGGCGAACACATCGTCGCGGCGTGTGATTCCCCCGACGCACGAGATGGGTTGGGGATCGACGGCCCGAGCGACAGGAACATCCGAGGGTACGTGTATCTCCGGTGTGACAACACGCGAACGGGTGAACTCTCGACCAAGTTCCAGGGTAAGGTTCCGACCACAGAGATACAGTCGACACTCCTGAACAGGAGCCGCGTCTACTCAAACGGGTGCTCCAGCATTTATATAGACTATTCAACGAGCGAGGCGAGGGGCAGCTAG